TCCAGATGGAAAGTCTACATAGGCATGGAATTGTTGCAAGATTGGTCTGTATAATTCACGGAAATTTGCTAGTTGAGGTTGCACAATATTCCGCACTTTGTTTTTGTTCTCTCCAAATGTCATTCTAAAGTCTCCAGCATAACTCAAGTTAGATATAGCAAAGTAAAAGTCATACTCTGAGAAGGTTTCGGGCAAAATAAGTAAGGTGGTATGAACAGCAGAACGTAGATTTGACTGCAAGGCATTTTGTAACTGGGAGCTATTGGTTTCCTTTATGATTTCCACAGGTTTGTGAAGCCGCCCTGCTAAATATAAGTCATTCCAATCCAGGAGATCAGCAATCAGGTCTTTTTGTGAAACAACTCCATACTTAATAGTAACATTTTCTTCCTTGAGTTCCACAAGAGTGTTAAAATACACCTTAGCTCCCCAGTTTTCTTGAAATCTCGCAACAAATCCTTTACCTAAGAACCGTAGAGCCGAGTAATGCGAAGGGTTTTGCTCGATGTTTGCTCCATGCCATCGGTGGGAGTTATCGACGCAGTAGATAAGGTCTATCATGTTGTGCTTTTTCACATTGCCTATTTGGGGTTTCACAGCTGATCCATATGCAaaacaaaatgtaaaattttGAGGAAATTTCGTGAGGATTCTATAATACAATGGTGATACATCTCTTGCTATCCCTGCCACTTTTATTGCAGTTGATGTCATTTTAAttagataattatttataaaaatagttgTTATCAGCTGACCTGTAATTCGGTTTTGAAAATGCCGAGTTGTTAACTGCTGATCGTAAAATCTTCCTCGAAGCGTAGTGTTTGTAGATGCTGCGTTTACAAATCGATGGCGAATATGTTTCCTATTTTGTGATTTGAAACATGTAATATTTCAGTccatttatactatttattacACGATTAATATAAGCTTGGTATACTAAATACTGCCTAGGGTCAGGATACAATAAACACGCTCTTCATCTGCTATGAGTGGCAAACCAGCATTTTAGACGGATGCAAGGATGGCACATTAGCACATTACCAATTTACCCACATCACGAAACGAATagtggatgttttttttttttttttttttcttctggcTTTTGTTACATTAGCCAACGACAAGTGAAAGAGTTAAAGTTAGGGAAACTAGGAATTAGGAAATACGGATATTACGGTAATTTGGAAAGGAAAGGATTGGATTCGATAtgatatatacattttatactacaATTTTATATCGTTCTTTTCTAAAAATACTGATATGGCCTTATAAATATCATACGAATAATTACACAGCAAGCAAAGTATGGATGTGGGAAATGGGATGCGTAGTAATTTAAGACTAGTAAGAAAATCAGAGCGATCGTGAAGAGTACATGCAAAGAAAATATGGTTTAGGTCCCCATATTCGCCACAAGAGCAATGAGGATCcggctttttatttattttatgtaaatgcGCCGGGGAACAAACATGCCCCAGGCGCATTCTGCATAATGTTGACGTCACAGTTTTTGAAAATGATACTCTTGTAAACCATGGTTTCTTTGGAATTTCCGGCTGAATATGCCGATAATGTTCACCTTTTGATGTTTCCTGATTCCAAATCCCATTCCAATTATCATACAAATACGCTTTCGACAAATTGATTAAGTCATGACAATAGTTATGATATGGTACAATGTCTCCCACGTGAATAGCCTCATTTGCCAGTTGGTCAGCTCTCTCATTCCCAGGGACACCCACATGGCTTGGCACCCAAGCCAGCACGACAGCACAACTCTTTTGGGAACATTTGTATAAAAGGCTCCTAATGTTAAACACGACAGGGGACTGTTTATGTGACTTAAATGGAAACCTCATTATTGCTTCTAAAGCACTACGGGAGTCTGAAAAAATTATTGTTTTAGGTATCTTCAACATAAGTACATATTCTATAGCTTTAAGTAAACCATAACATTCACCAGTGTAGACAGAACTTTCAGGTGGCAGTTTAATAAGTTGTAATCCTTTGTATTGTGAATGAAAGACTCCAACACCAACGCAACTTCTATCACCATGTTTAGAGGCATCTGTGTACAAACAGTGCCAATTACTCCAGTCATTGTTAAGAAGGTTCAAAAAATCTATTTTTGGATTTATATCGTGTTTAGATATACCGATGTTAAATCTAATATCTGGATTAGTAATGAGACTGTTGTATGAGTGTTGATATAAAGGAAGAGTCTCACTTCTATAAGTCGGTGCTTCtagacttttgtattttttataactcTTAACAACACAAGGAGAATCCTTATGGGTCCAATAGTTACCTGTTTCAACCAGTTCAGCTAATTGCTTTACTTTTGGAAGTAGTGGATGAGAATATAGTTGCACAGAACGGAAAAAGAATTTGTCACATAGAAACTGTCTTCTAAAGGCAAGAGGTGGATCGCAACATTCTACTTGCAAGCAACTTATTGGGCTTGATTTCATAGCCCCTGTAACTAATCTTAAAGCTTTGGCCTGTACTGAATCTAGTTTTTTAGTCGCTTTAACATTTCCAGGGTGTAAGAGGTAGGTGCCGTAATCTAAAACACTTCTTATTAAAGCATTATATAGTAATCTCATAGTAAAAGGGTGGGCTCCCCACCAGACCCCTGTCAGGCATCTTAATATATTCAGATTACGTTCACATTTTACAACAACATGTTCAAAATGAGGAATTCCAGTAAGCTTACGATCTAATATAACTCCCAGAAATTTAACACTATCTTTCATTACCAGTGGACAaccattataatttatattaataagtgGAGTATTTTTCTTTCGTGAAAAAACAACAACAGAGCTTTTAGAAGGTGAAAGATCTAACCCATTATTATCCAACCAACTATTTAAGGCATTCAAGGATGAGGACATTGTGTTACTAATGTTTTCTAAAGAACTCCCCGAaacatacaaaagcaaatcaTCCGCATATTGAAGGACGTCCACCTGTCCTCCAACAGAAAGTTCCAGATCATAAGTATAAATGTTATACAATAAAGGGCTCAAGACCGAACCTTGTGGTAGACCCTTCCAGACAGttcttttaataaatttatttccaGGTTCTTCTAAGTGATAATTTATAAACCTTTCATACAGCATATtgattataaaattaataagaaAGTTAGGAACATctaatttgattaatttattttttaagattgaaATGTTGACGTTATCATAAGCAGAATTTATGTCTAAAAAGGCAGCAACTAAGGAGTCATTTTTAGAGAAACTTATTCTTATATCTGTGGTAAGGATGCTTAAACTGTCAAGAGTACATTTACCTTTTCTAAAGCCAAATTGATTACAAGTTAAGAGTTTATTGTGTTCTAGAAACCATTCTAATCGTATTTTTACTAGGTGTTCTGCGACTTTAGCTATTACAGATGATAAGGCTATGGGTCTATACGATTTGGGGTCTGAAGTAGGTTTATTTGGTTTCGGTATTAAAATCAATGTTTGTGTTCTCCATTCTTTGGGAACAGAGCCTGTAATCATAACATTGTTAATCAAAGAAAGAAGGTAGCAGAGACTGTTATCGTCCAGTTTTGATACGAAAGAATAAGGGATCCCGTCTTCACCGGGTGCGGAATCTTTAGTCGAAGAAAGTACTCCTTTCAGTTCACAAAGCGAAAAAGGGGAATTTAAAACATCTTCTGAATCATTTTTAGATAACATGAGTGGCCTGAGAATCATAGGGTGTTCTGGGACATAAGGTGGACCCAAACGATCCATAACCTGGTCTGCTAAAGATGGAGATATTTTACTTTGTGTGTCTTTAAATGCTGATCGAAACCTCCTAATATTTTGCCAAACAATTGATGGAGCTACATTTGGACTCAATGATTTACAAAATCTATGCCACccttcaaacttttttttttctaagtaatTCTTTAGTTGATTTAGCGACTTCTAAGTAGTTATCAAAGTTAATATCAGTCATTTCTTGACAATACTTTTTCTCTGCCTCCTTTCTTTGCTTAATTGCAACAGTGCAATCTGAATCCCACCAAGGTGGGGATGGAATGAACTCCGGACCTCTGCTCTTTAATGGAAAGGTTTCATTAGCTGCCTCCACCAGAGCTAAGGCAAATGCTTGAGAGCTCTCTAATATATTTGAGTTGTTTATTaccggcaaaatattaattCTTTTTACTACAGCCTCTCTATACTCATCCCATTTGTCATCAATCAGTTTATGTTTAATACGGGGCTCTCTGGCATGTGTTCGTGGAGTCTTATAAAAAGGAAAGGTAATGTATATAGGAAAGTGGTCACTACCATAAGTGGAATCTGCTGTCGACCATGATAAAGATGAAGCAAGATCTGGAGTACATATAGACAGATCTATTGCACTTGGATTTCGAGCAAGCCTAGTAGGAGATCCAGTGTTTAAAATGCATAAATTAtgttcactaattatttccaatAACCTTTCTCCATAGTATAAAGTTTGAGCAGAGCCCCAGAACTCATGGTGAGCATTAAAATCCCCTAAGCAAACAAATGGTTTAGGCAGGGACTtaaaaatttcatttatttctataagaatattattatttggttGTTTATAATATAATGATACAAAACAAATGCTATTTACAACCACTGCTATAACAGATATTTCATCACTATGTACAGGTAAAGtgacataattataagttagtGAGTTTTTGACAAGTATGGCCACTCCGCCATACCCATCAGGTCTGTCCTCTCTGAGACAGACATATCCTGGTATTTTAAACAATGAATCCTTTCTCAACCATGTTTCTTGGACACAGATGAGAAAGGGgtcatttttattaataacatgtATTAAATCTTGTTTCCTACTGATTAGGCTGCGTACATTCCATTGCACCACTAGGGCCCTGTGATCCATTATTGTTGATCTTAATTTGATATAAAGCATTAATTACTGCGGCAACGTTGGACGGTGAAAAGGTTTTTGACTGAGACATTAAATCAATGATAGATTTTACAATATCATCAAAACTAGGGTTTTCATTTGTGCTATTGTTAAAAACTGGTTTATCTCTTTGTATAGTAGGTTGTCTAGTGATTTCAAAATGAGCATTTTTATCATAACCTTTTCCTAGCTTTACAGGAGCCCTGGGTTTGAGGAagacagtttttttatatgattGTTTATTCAACATAGGTGTTTTATCCTGATTGTTATATAAATTTTCTTGTGATTGTGAGGTGGGTGACAATGGTGTTGCAAGTAAAGCCTCAGCATATGATACCTTCGAAACTGGTGGATGTACTTTAGAAGCTTCCATGTATGAAATACAACTTTTGCTCATTGTTTCTTTGATAGCTCTTTGTCTGTTATATTCCAAACATTTCTTGCTTGTGGCTTGATGGGAACCCCTGCACAAGCAACACTGGAAGTCATCCTCCTCAACATCACAAGAATCACCAGAGTGACCTTGTCCACATTTAAAGCACCTTGGATTGGAGCGGCACTGGCTTTTCACATGCCCATATCGGCAACAAAAATAGCACTGAAC
This genomic stretch from Leguminivora glycinivorella isolate SPB_JAAS2020 chromosome Z, LegGlyc_1.1, whole genome shotgun sequence harbors:
- the LOC125241199 gene encoding phosphatidate cytidylyltransferase, mitochondrial, which translates into the protein MTSTAIKVAGIARDVSPLYYRILTKFPQNFTFCFAYGSAVKPQIGNVKKHNMIDLIYCVDNSHRWHGANIEQNPSHYSALRFLGKGFVARFQENWGAKVYFNTLVELKEENVTIKYGVVSQKDLIADLLDWNDLYLAGRLHKPVEIIKETNSSQLQNALQSNLRSAVHTTLLILPETFSEYDFYFAISNLSYAGDFRMTFGENKNKVRNIVQPQLANFRELYRPILQQFHAYVDFPSGEAQCHQDLHPETKLHHLMQLPMVPQQRIVKFWNHGGLQQDMEDVLRAVAYDIDCAIILRQILKDLVWQSSVRQSLKGILTAGFLKSIRYSAKKIAKMF